A part of Amycolatopsis lurida genomic DNA contains:
- a CDS encoding exopolysaccharide biosynthesis polyprenyl glycosylphosphotransferase, whose translation MTELRTPSPPRPARARSYRRLAATRRRRPLLARVNAVMVLLVAVDVAAWLVAARTADVTVPEALLAGGILGGARVAGRVHRRRLWLSWLQDLPRSVATSGIAFLVVSCLEPATRPEISGMPGLVVGFAVLSECARPWVFAFGRWGRRRFRRCDRAIVVGDGDSGGELVRTMSRHPEFGLLPVGFVPTGPVTEPFPFPVELIRDGLAEAIVRHGAGTVVLAHDGEGDGSTVDAAVTAHRLGCVTLVLPRLFALCPDRLGVDRLRSYPLMRLAGSPTRRPSWLVKRVIETVLAAFALVALAPLIALCALAVVVESGFPVIFRQVRVGVDGRTFLLYKLRSVRQESVDDSATRWSVAGDHRVGPVGRFLRKSSLDELPQLWNVVRGDMALVGPRPERPVFVEEFSAVHDLYWARHRVPTGLTGLAQVHGLRGDTSIADRARYDNYYIANWSLWLDVKIVILTVGELFCRRQR comes from the coding sequence GTGACCGAGCTGAGAACTCCGTCGCCACCCCGGCCGGCCCGTGCCCGGTCGTACCGGCGACTCGCCGCCACGCGCCGGAGACGGCCACTGCTGGCGCGGGTCAACGCCGTCATGGTGCTGCTCGTCGCCGTCGACGTCGCCGCCTGGCTGGTGGCCGCGCGGACGGCGGACGTGACCGTGCCGGAAGCGTTGCTGGCCGGAGGGATTCTCGGCGGCGCACGGGTCGCCGGACGGGTGCACCGGCGCCGGTTGTGGTTGTCCTGGCTGCAGGATCTGCCGCGATCGGTGGCCACTTCGGGGATCGCGTTCCTGGTGGTCTCGTGTCTCGAGCCCGCGACCCGGCCGGAGATCTCGGGGATGCCCGGGCTGGTGGTGGGGTTCGCGGTGCTGAGCGAATGCGCCCGGCCGTGGGTGTTCGCCTTCGGGCGGTGGGGGCGCAGACGGTTCCGCCGCTGCGACCGCGCCATCGTGGTCGGTGACGGCGACAGCGGCGGCGAACTGGTGCGCACCATGTCACGGCATCCGGAATTCGGCCTTCTGCCGGTGGGATTCGTTCCCACGGGCCCGGTCACGGAGCCGTTTCCCTTCCCGGTGGAGCTGATCCGCGACGGACTGGCCGAAGCCATCGTCCGCCACGGGGCGGGCACGGTGGTGCTCGCGCACGACGGGGAGGGCGACGGTTCCACCGTCGACGCGGCCGTCACCGCGCATCGGCTCGGCTGCGTCACCCTCGTGCTTCCCCGGTTGTTCGCGCTCTGCCCGGACAGGCTCGGCGTGGACCGGCTTCGCAGCTATCCGTTGATGCGATTGGCGGGCTCGCCGACGCGCCGGCCGAGCTGGCTGGTCAAGCGGGTGATCGAGACGGTCCTGGCCGCCTTCGCGCTCGTGGCGCTTGCGCCGCTCATCGCGCTGTGCGCGCTGGCGGTCGTGGTGGAAAGCGGGTTCCCGGTCATCTTCCGTCAGGTGCGCGTCGGCGTGGACGGCCGTACCTTTCTGCTCTACAAACTCCGCAGTGTCCGGCAGGAGTCGGTCGACGACTCGGCCACGCGCTGGTCGGTGGCGGGGGATCACCGGGTGGGGCCGGTCGGCCGCTTCCTGCGGAAGTCCTCTTTGGACGAACTTCCCCAGCTGTGGAACGTGGTGCGCGGCGACATGGCCCTGGTCGGTCCGCGTCCGGAGCGGCCGGTGTTCGTCGAAGAGTTTTCCGCCGTCCACGATCTCTACTGGGCCCGTCATCGGGTACCGACCGGGTTGACCGGTCTCGCCCAGGTCCACGGCCTGCGCGGCGACACCTCGATCGCGGACAGGGCGCGCTACGACAACTACTACATCGCCAACTGGTCACTCTGGCTCGACGTCAAGATCGTCATTCTCACGGTGGGAGAACTGTTTTGCCGAAGGCAGCGCTGA
- a CDS encoding helix-turn-helix transcriptional regulator: MEGMAMNALVLDGRREPRERMVRLLANAPGIRRVDSAATSAELITKFRMLPAGTVFLSARVRPDALAETIDTLVKLQAETAVVVFGAPELSAVATEAIRRGAAAFLACEASGTGSFSLPKPRETTEQVPALSKREIEVLRGISLGKTNNEIGSDLHLAEDTVKTHAQRLFRKLAATDRAHAVGQAMRKNLIT, translated from the coding sequence ATGGAGGGCATGGCGATGAATGCCCTTGTCTTGGACGGCCGGCGCGAACCCCGTGAGCGTATGGTTCGTTTGCTGGCCAACGCCCCGGGGATCCGGCGCGTGGATTCCGCCGCCACCAGCGCGGAATTGATCACCAAGTTCCGCATGCTGCCCGCGGGCACGGTCTTCTTGAGCGCCCGCGTCCGGCCGGACGCGCTGGCGGAGACGATCGACACGCTGGTGAAGCTTCAGGCGGAGACGGCGGTCGTGGTGTTCGGTGCGCCGGAACTGTCCGCCGTCGCGACCGAGGCGATCCGCAGGGGAGCCGCCGCCTTCCTCGCCTGCGAAGCGAGCGGTACCGGCTCCTTCTCTCTGCCCAAGCCCCGCGAGACAACTGAGCAAGTTCCGGCGTTGTCCAAAAGGGAGATCGAGGTCCTGCGCGGGATCAGCCTCGGGAAGACGAACAACGAGATCGGCAGTGACCTCCACCTCGCGGAGGACACCGTGAAAACCCATGCGCAGCGGCTTTTCAGAAAGCTTGCCGCGACCGATCGCGCGCATGCCGTCGGGCAGGCGATGCGCAAGAATTTGATCACTTAG
- a CDS encoding NAD(P)/FAD-dependent oxidoreductase, with the protein MTTTYSPHTAVIGGGICGLATAHRLARDGVRVTLLEASEQLGGLGTFFTYGDQAVERFYHCVMPTDDDLLALLDDVGLGDAVHWRKTTMGMIVGSRRHRFNSPLDLMRFTPLRVHERVRFGAVSLLLRHLGAGRDLDMLRTEDWLRRLYGSHIWEEFFAPMFGSKFGPSFGDVPALYLWQRLGRERNVATRGYPEGGYKAIIDALRVAIEDAGATIRTSSPVHRLHSTAEGCSLTLADGTVLEVDDVVSTVPLPQLRRLADADLAQCLPASDLRYQGVVTGVYFLRRRLSGHYWTPILRSGTEFDGVVEMSSLTGTEVHGGAHLVYVMRYTDRSSRLYRDEPDRIATRWTVQLRELFPELRAEDIESVRVFKAPFVEPVYPLGYLSARPPVAVPGTRLLLATTAHVYPDVTSWNSSVKLANHVADGLLGELSRRRAGEPVP; encoded by the coding sequence GTGACGACCACGTATTCCCCGCACACCGCGGTTATCGGAGGCGGGATCTGTGGCCTGGCCACGGCGCACCGGCTCGCCCGCGACGGGGTCCGCGTCACCCTGCTGGAAGCCAGTGAGCAGCTCGGCGGCCTGGGGACCTTCTTCACGTACGGAGATCAGGCGGTGGAACGGTTCTACCACTGCGTCATGCCGACGGACGACGATCTCCTCGCCCTGTTGGACGACGTCGGCCTGGGTGACGCCGTGCACTGGCGGAAGACGACGATGGGCATGATCGTCGGCTCCCGCCGTCACCGGTTCAACTCCCCTCTCGACCTGATGCGGTTCACGCCGTTGCGCGTTCACGAGCGAGTCCGCTTCGGTGCCGTGTCCTTGCTCTTACGGCACTTGGGAGCAGGTCGGGACCTCGACATGCTCCGCACCGAGGACTGGCTCCGCAGGCTCTACGGCAGCCACATCTGGGAAGAGTTCTTCGCTCCGATGTTCGGCTCGAAGTTCGGGCCGTCCTTCGGCGACGTCCCTGCCCTGTATCTGTGGCAGCGGCTCGGGCGTGAACGCAATGTCGCGACGCGTGGTTACCCGGAAGGCGGTTACAAGGCGATCATCGACGCGCTGCGGGTGGCGATCGAGGACGCGGGGGCGACGATCCGTACGTCGTCGCCGGTCCATCGGTTGCACAGCACCGCCGAGGGATGCTCTCTCACTTTGGCGGACGGTACCGTACTCGAAGTGGACGACGTGGTGTCGACCGTGCCGCTGCCGCAATTGCGCCGGCTCGCCGACGCCGACCTCGCGCAGTGCTTGCCGGCGAGCGATCTCCGCTACCAGGGTGTGGTCACGGGCGTGTACTTCCTGCGCCGACGGCTGAGCGGGCACTATTGGACGCCGATCCTGCGCTCGGGTACGGAATTCGACGGCGTGGTGGAGATGTCCTCGCTTACGGGTACCGAAGTACACGGAGGCGCGCATCTCGTCTACGTCATGCGCTACACCGACCGTTCGTCGCGCCTTTACCGCGACGAGCCGGACCGGATCGCCACCCGGTGGACGGTTCAGCTCAGGGAACTCTTCCCCGAACTTCGCGCGGAGGACATCGAGTCCGTGCGGGTGTTCAAGGCACCGTTCGTCGAACCGGTGTATCCCCTCGGATACCTGTCCGCCCGGCCACCGGTGGCGGTACCCGGCACGCGCCTGCTCCTGGCTACCACCGCCCACGTGTATCCGGATGTCACGAGCTGGAACTCGAGCGTCAAACTCGCGAACCACGTGGCCGACGGGCTTCTCGGCGAGCTCAGCCGCCGGAGGGCCGGTGAGCCGGTGCCGTGA
- a CDS encoding GNAT family N-acetyltransferase, translated as MRYFGSDVVSVADELVDAYVDVFTAPPWEHRDPDETRSAFRERLEADAQRPGFRAILAFSDTGEVDGFVTGWTTQAPFRTDRAYAKVTERLGIDRVGELLVGAFEIDELGVRSRARGTGLGRRLLSNLTATAPDARAWLLTWHQAHDTLAFYRRIGWREPEPRPGKETDIVVFLSPD; from the coding sequence ATGAGGTACTTCGGCTCCGATGTCGTCTCCGTCGCGGACGAGCTCGTCGACGCCTACGTCGACGTCTTCACCGCTCCGCCGTGGGAACACCGGGACCCGGACGAAACCCGGTCGGCGTTTCGGGAGCGGCTGGAGGCAGATGCCCAGCGTCCCGGCTTCCGCGCCATCCTGGCCTTTTCCGACACCGGCGAGGTAGACGGTTTCGTCACCGGCTGGACCACCCAGGCTCCATTTCGGACCGATCGCGCCTACGCCAAGGTCACCGAGCGGCTCGGCATCGACCGGGTCGGTGAACTGCTGGTCGGAGCGTTCGAGATCGACGAACTCGGGGTGCGTTCCCGCGCCCGCGGGACCGGACTCGGACGGCGACTGCTGTCGAATCTCACCGCGACCGCACCCGACGCTCGCGCCTGGCTGCTGACCTGGCATCAGGCCCACGACACGCTCGCCTTCTACCGCCGGATCGGATGGCGTGAACCCGAGCCCCGGCCAGGCAAGGAAACCGACATCGTCGTGTTCCTGTCGCCGGACTGA
- a CDS encoding RHS repeat domain-containing protein, which translates to MRPSGVHETRAYDAEGTELRPLTVTNPLGQTWTYRYDPAGRLIEQTDFDGRTLRFGYEPTVARQGRDPALRPSQAYVDLPGSTSSGKRRAWR; encoded by the coding sequence GTGCGGCCCTCCGGGGTGCACGAGACCCGCGCCTACGACGCGGAGGGCACCGAGCTGCGCCCCCTCACGGTCACCAACCCGCTCGGTCAGACGTGGACCTACCGCTACGACCCGGCCGGTCGACTGATCGAGCAGACGGACTTCGACGGACGCACGCTCCGGTTCGGCTACGAACCGACAGTTGCTCGCCAAGGCAGAGACCCCGCTTTACGGCCCTCACAGGCGTACGTAGATCTCCCGGGTTCGACCTCGAGCGGCAAGCGGCGCGCCTGGCGGTGA
- a CDS encoding glycosyltransferase, with amino-acid sequence MAVNETVLATRADLDRGEVRTGGRAHVVLPAFNEEKALPVLLERLAETALTERLTVWVVDDGSSDRSATVAGSGYGGLEVRVVRHDVNLGLGRAVQSGLRAALEESGTDDIIVVMDADDTHDPGLIRRLREEIVAGADVAICSRFVPGGDDRTAPPVRRLLSRGAARLFQHALAVEGVRDFTSGYRAYRASLLARASAHWGDRLIEEQGFACMVELLLKLRHCGPVIKEIPLVLCYDRKQGPSKLKLRRTLVQYLKLLVRDRLSPAPYRKL; translated from the coding sequence GTGGCAGTGAATGAAACCGTCCTGGCCACGAGGGCGGACCTTGACCGCGGAGAGGTGCGGACGGGCGGCCGGGCGCATGTGGTCCTGCCCGCGTTCAACGAAGAGAAGGCCTTGCCGGTATTACTGGAACGCCTCGCCGAGACCGCGCTCACCGAGCGGCTCACCGTCTGGGTGGTCGACGACGGTTCGTCCGACCGCTCCGCGACGGTGGCCGGATCCGGCTACGGGGGGCTCGAGGTACGCGTCGTCCGGCACGACGTCAATCTGGGCCTGGGGCGCGCCGTGCAATCCGGTCTTCGCGCCGCACTGGAGGAATCCGGCACCGACGACATCATCGTCGTGATGGACGCCGACGACACGCACGATCCCGGCCTGATCCGCCGATTGCGCGAAGAGATCGTGGCCGGGGCGGATGTCGCGATCTGCTCACGTTTCGTGCCGGGCGGCGACGACCGGACCGCGCCGCCGGTCAGGCGGCTGCTTTCCCGCGGCGCCGCCCGGTTGTTCCAGCACGCGCTGGCCGTCGAGGGGGTCCGCGACTTCACCAGTGGCTATCGCGCGTATCGCGCCTCGCTGCTGGCGAGGGCTTCGGCGCACTGGGGTGACCGGCTCATCGAGGAACAGGGTTTCGCTTGCATGGTGGAACTTCTGCTGAAACTCCGCCACTGCGGTCCGGTGATCAAGGAGATCCCGCTCGTGCTGTGCTACGACCGCAAGCAGGGGCCGAGCAAGCTGAAACTCCGGCGCACCCTCGTGCAGTACCTGAAATTACTCGTCCGCGACCGGCTCAGCCCGGCCCCGTACCGGAAGCTGTGA
- a CDS encoding ABC transporter ATP-binding protein, with translation MESSGTAPALRLAGLTKTFGDRPAVDHLDLEVPRGSFFGLIGPNGAGKTTSLSMAVGLLRPDSGRSQIFGFDVWDDPARAKELIGVLPDGLAMPERLTGRELLRFTGLLRGMEVPELERRSGDLLEILELADTGRTLVMEYSTGMRKKIGLATALLHAPKLLVLDEPLEAVDPASAASIKVILRRFVRDGGSVVFSSHVMPVVEQLCDHVAVIASGRVVAAGPLDTVRSGRSLEERFMDLVGGQAREMGELAWLSS, from the coding sequence ATGGAGTCATCGGGTACGGCTCCGGCGCTTCGGCTCGCCGGGCTGACCAAGACCTTCGGCGACAGACCGGCGGTCGACCACCTCGACCTGGAAGTGCCCCGGGGGTCCTTCTTCGGCCTGATCGGCCCCAATGGCGCAGGCAAGACGACGTCGTTGTCGATGGCGGTGGGACTGCTGCGTCCCGACAGCGGGCGCTCCCAGATCTTCGGCTTCGACGTCTGGGACGATCCCGCACGGGCCAAGGAACTCATCGGCGTGCTGCCCGACGGGCTGGCCATGCCCGAGCGGCTGACCGGCCGCGAACTGCTGCGTTTCACCGGTTTGCTGCGCGGTATGGAGGTACCCGAGCTCGAGCGGCGATCGGGTGACCTGCTGGAGATCCTGGAGCTGGCCGATACCGGGCGCACCCTGGTGATGGAGTACTCGACGGGTATGCGCAAGAAGATCGGCCTGGCCACCGCACTGCTGCACGCGCCGAAGCTGCTGGTACTGGACGAACCGCTGGAGGCCGTCGATCCCGCCTCGGCCGCCTCTATCAAGGTCATCTTGCGGCGGTTTGTCCGGGATGGCGGTTCCGTGGTGTTCTCCAGCCACGTGATGCCCGTCGTCGAGCAGTTGTGCGATCACGTGGCGGTGATCGCCTCCGGCCGGGTCGTGGCCGCGGGCCCGCTGGACACCGTGCGATCGGGCCGGAGCCTGGAAGAGCGGTTCATGGACCTGGTCGGCGGCCAGGCCCGTGAGATGGGAGAGCTGGCATGGCTGTCCTCCTGA
- a CDS encoding lysyl oxidase family protein, giving the protein MFKKYFALAAVALAAATTMPVPRSDASTNLLLPDLRQAPPGCAGGFAGALPDCAAWDVCPVVDPAAPNGRCVPSTAAKAFRIRFTSSEENVGDGPLLLYGRRNDVKQPRMSVRQALRDAKDGSIPADYAAAQRPTRTFTYYEPAMAHQHWHLMNFEHFSLISKKGDVVVTDRKNGFCLGDRFPIADTVKPARVPGATGPDAELARRLRANNCRHHEPDALDVLEGISVGYGDDYKYDVDFQWLDITHVPSGRYTLVNTVNGDRTLAEKNYANNSSSVALSIEWPDGLPGLTGVLPRGPVVKFLRSCPGQAHCD; this is encoded by the coding sequence TTGTTCAAGAAGTACTTCGCTCTCGCGGCGGTGGCACTCGCCGCCGCCACGACCATGCCCGTCCCCCGCTCCGACGCGTCGACGAACCTCCTGCTGCCCGACCTGCGCCAAGCGCCACCGGGATGCGCGGGCGGATTCGCCGGTGCCTTGCCCGATTGCGCCGCCTGGGACGTGTGCCCGGTGGTCGACCCCGCGGCGCCGAACGGCCGCTGTGTTCCTTCCACCGCCGCGAAAGCCTTCAGGATCCGGTTCACCAGCTCGGAGGAGAACGTCGGCGACGGCCCCTTGCTTCTTTACGGACGGCGGAACGATGTGAAGCAGCCTCGCATGTCGGTCCGGCAGGCCTTGCGCGACGCCAAGGACGGCTCCATCCCGGCCGACTACGCCGCCGCGCAGCGACCGACCCGGACCTTCACCTACTACGAACCGGCGATGGCTCATCAGCATTGGCACCTGATGAACTTCGAACACTTCTCGCTGATCTCGAAAAAAGGCGACGTCGTCGTCACCGACCGCAAGAACGGCTTCTGTCTCGGCGATCGGTTCCCCATCGCCGACACGGTCAAACCGGCGCGGGTGCCCGGGGCCACCGGCCCGGACGCGGAACTGGCCCGGCGGCTGCGCGCGAACAACTGCCGCCATCATGAACCGGACGCGCTCGACGTCCTCGAAGGGATCTCCGTGGGATACGGCGACGACTACAAGTACGACGTCGATTTCCAGTGGCTGGACATCACGCACGTGCCGTCCGGCCGTTACACCTTGGTGAACACGGTGAACGGGGATCGCACGCTGGCGGAGAAGAACTACGCCAACAATTCCTCGTCGGTGGCGTTGTCGATCGAATGGCCGGACGGCTTACCCGGTCTGACGGGAGTTCTCCCTCGCGGTCCCGTCGTCAAGTTCCTCCGGAGTTGCCCCGGGCAGGCACACTGCGACTGA
- a CDS encoding TetR/AcrR family transcriptional regulator, translated as MADKRGSRVADRTDAIMRTTLELGQEVGYAKLSIEAVAARAGAGKHTIYRRWPSKGALFLDSLLSLNEPELNYPDTGDIEADLREQIHAAVDLLSKPPLGPLYQALLVEAQQDPQVAEALNERFIGPQEEKTIARLRKARDQGQLSSDFDLSLAMALLSGPFYFQVLIARQPLTYEYVDRVIEAVFAGIGSKAPTTDGGRDRGRRRR; from the coding sequence ATGGCCGACAAACGCGGTAGCCGTGTCGCCGACCGGACTGATGCCATCATGCGGACCACGCTGGAACTCGGGCAGGAGGTGGGATACGCCAAACTCAGCATCGAGGCGGTCGCGGCGCGCGCCGGAGCCGGCAAGCACACGATCTATCGCCGATGGCCGTCCAAGGGCGCCTTGTTCCTCGACTCTCTGCTGTCGCTGAACGAGCCCGAACTGAACTATCCGGACACCGGCGACATCGAAGCCGACCTGCGCGAGCAGATCCACGCGGCCGTCGATCTGCTGAGCAAACCGCCGCTCGGGCCGCTGTATCAGGCTTTGCTGGTCGAGGCCCAGCAAGATCCTCAAGTCGCGGAGGCGTTGAACGAACGTTTCATCGGCCCGCAGGAAGAGAAGACGATCGCTCGCTTGCGGAAGGCTCGCGACCAGGGGCAACTGTCCAGTGACTTCGACCTGAGCCTGGCGATGGCCCTCCTGTCCGGCCCCTTCTATTTCCAGGTGTTGATCGCCCGGCAACCGCTGACCTACGAGTACGTCGACCGCGTGATCGAGGCGGTTTTCGCCGGGATCGGATCGAAGGCTCCGACGACTGACGGCGGCCGGGACCGCGGCCGTCGTCGCCGGTGA
- a CDS encoding dienelactone hydrolase family protein encodes MPTKMLQIPTADGQADAFACIPDGGGRHPGVLMYADGFGIRPVLRQMARELAGHGYYVLVPNLFYRHGTAPVIELPEHIGEEVRPAVFAQLMPLIEAHTTERVLSDADAYLRFLTAQPEVSPGPVAATGYCIGGLLATRTAAAHPGQVAALAAFHGPVGADGPDGLSKLTAEVHFGHAESDLTPETLGELNKALDAAGVHYTSEIYPGTVHGFTMSDTDAFNPAALQLHWDRLLALLGRTLTKS; translated from the coding sequence ATGCCCACCAAGATGCTGCAGATTCCCACCGCGGACGGCCAGGCCGACGCGTTCGCCTGCATCCCCGACGGTGGCGGTCGGCACCCAGGGGTGCTGATGTACGCCGACGGCTTCGGGATCCGGCCCGTGCTGCGGCAGATGGCTCGCGAACTGGCTGGGCACGGGTACTACGTGCTGGTCCCCAACCTCTTCTACCGACACGGCACTGCACCGGTGATAGAACTTCCCGAGCACATCGGAGAAGAGGTCCGGCCCGCGGTCTTCGCTCAGCTGATGCCCTTGATCGAGGCGCACACGACAGAACGTGTCCTGAGCGACGCCGACGCCTATCTCAGGTTCCTCACCGCACAGCCCGAGGTCAGCCCCGGACCGGTTGCGGCGACCGGCTACTGCATCGGCGGCCTCCTGGCGACGCGCACCGCCGCGGCCCACCCCGGCCAGGTAGCCGCACTCGCCGCATTCCACGGCCCGGTGGGAGCCGACGGACCCGACGGCCTCTCCAAGCTCACAGCCGAGGTGCACTTCGGCCACGCCGAGAGCGACTTGACGCCCGAGACCCTCGGCGAGCTCAATAAAGCCCTGGACGCGGCGGGTGTTCATTACACCTCCGAGATCTACCCCGGCACCGTCCACGGCTTCACCATGTCCGACACCGATGCTTTCAATCCCGCCGCACTGCAGCTTCACTGGGACCGCCTATTGGCCCTTCTCGGCCGCACCCTGACCAAGAGTTGA
- the wecB gene encoding non-hydrolyzing UDP-N-acetylglucosamine 2-epimerase yields the protein MSSEEHTDVPLRSSRQGVAGSVVLVCGTRPELIKLSPLTRYLGDDCAIVYTGQHYDDSLYARIRADLPSCGRFRELGVTADGRGAQLGKAIGAVDEALADFSSPVVLVQGDTTSALAGALAANAREIPLVHIEAGLRSHDRAMPEEHNRVLIDHLADLCCAPTRLNHRNLLAENVSPSRITVTGNTVVEALSAGLPPATARAELLNARGLRRDEYVLATFHRPENVDDPDRLAEILRELGRLPLPVVLPLHPRTSRSVQRFGLSRLLIPLLVLEPQAYPSFLALAAESALLISDSGGIQEEASVLKRPVVVVRRSTERPEISGVFGTLVPPGPRIGTETDRWLGDVAGHRERLRSLPSPYGDGSASRRIVEAIEAMFPAERGFTAPAHRPSGG from the coding sequence ATGTCATCCGAAGAACACACGGACGTGCCCCTCCGGTCGTCGCGACAAGGGGTGGCAGGCAGCGTGGTACTCGTCTGCGGTACACGGCCGGAACTCATCAAACTGTCGCCGTTGACCCGATATCTCGGTGACGACTGCGCGATCGTCTACACAGGACAGCACTACGACGACTCCTTGTACGCGCGTATCCGGGCGGATCTGCCTTCGTGCGGGCGATTCCGGGAACTCGGCGTCACCGCCGACGGCCGGGGCGCGCAACTCGGCAAGGCGATCGGGGCCGTCGATGAAGCCCTGGCCGACTTTTCGAGTCCGGTGGTCCTGGTCCAGGGGGACACGACCTCCGCACTCGCCGGGGCGCTGGCGGCGAACGCGCGTGAAATCCCTCTCGTGCACATCGAAGCCGGGTTGCGCAGCCACGACCGCGCGATGCCCGAAGAGCACAACCGGGTCCTCATCGACCACCTCGCCGATCTCTGCTGTGCTCCGACCCGGCTCAATCACCGGAACCTCCTCGCCGAAAACGTGTCGCCTTCCCGGATCACGGTCACCGGCAACACCGTCGTCGAGGCGTTGTCCGCGGGCCTTCCACCCGCCACGGCCCGCGCCGAGCTCCTGAACGCCCGCGGCCTGCGGCGGGACGAGTACGTTCTCGCGACCTTCCACCGGCCGGAGAACGTCGACGACCCCGACAGGCTGGCGGAGATCCTGCGCGAACTCGGCAGGCTTCCGCTCCCGGTCGTGCTTCCTCTACATCCCCGTACGAGCCGGAGCGTGCAGCGGTTCGGTCTGTCCCGGCTTCTGATTCCCCTTCTGGTACTCGAACCTCAGGCTTACCCCTCCTTTCTCGCGCTCGCCGCCGAGTCGGCGCTCCTGATCTCCGATTCCGGCGGCATCCAGGAAGAAGCGAGTGTGCTGAAGCGGCCGGTGGTCGTGGTCCGCCGGAGCACCGAGCGGCCGGAGATCTCGGGGGTCTTCGGCACGCTCGTACCGCCCGGACCGCGGATCGGCACGGAGACCGACCGGTGGCTGGGCGACGTGGCGGGACACCGCGAACGGCTGCGGAGCCTTCCGTCGCCGTACGGGGACGGTTCCGCTTCCCGGCGGATCGTGGAGGCGATCGAGGCGATGTTCCCGGCGGAACGCGGCTTCACGGCACCGGCTCACCGGCCCTCCGGCGGCTGA
- a CDS encoding putative glycoside hydrolase family 15 protein → MPKAALRRAHPVAVRLAVGCVTLVLTAGCVTSSAGEKAAPPPKPLAPCAWWYGIGQPPTARELELAAKRYDVVVLNADQGAAMRKLRELNPRIKVLVYKDLSSTRNYAGAVTGGEDAEFLPSGIGYVAAQRTHPEWFATDTRGRRIEWQGYPKHWQMTVWDPAYQKAWVDAVVAEVTREGWDGILADNDFNSLSHYSAALLAGTTTAAETDRKLRDGLDAFLSLIGEAVQKAGKLFVPNVSETHLVPGRWTAHSRFGGAMEENFGFREDGGTGGLLTFRGNEFQELRAQAALGESLLLLVTRTRSAQQARAGYASAALLAGPRTCWTPATTDDYRDPEWSALQDSGLGEAVDAAGRQPNGVWTRTFTNGWVAVNPTAATQTVTPPEGLVVVGPRTAVTSPTKASSTAPPSSPAPPAPISLAAADAVVMVEPGEG, encoded by the coding sequence TTGCCGAAGGCAGCGCTGAGGCGCGCACATCCGGTCGCCGTCCGGCTCGCCGTCGGATGCGTCACGCTGGTACTGACCGCGGGATGCGTGACCAGCTCGGCCGGGGAAAAGGCGGCTCCACCGCCGAAACCACTGGCACCGTGCGCCTGGTGGTACGGGATCGGGCAACCGCCGACCGCACGCGAACTGGAACTGGCCGCCAAACGATACGACGTGGTGGTGCTCAACGCGGACCAAGGCGCGGCGATGCGGAAGCTGCGCGAGCTCAATCCGCGCATCAAGGTGCTGGTGTACAAGGACTTGTCCAGTACACGCAACTACGCGGGAGCGGTGACCGGCGGCGAGGACGCCGAGTTCCTGCCGAGCGGGATCGGGTACGTCGCGGCCCAGCGCACCCATCCCGAATGGTTCGCCACCGACACGCGAGGACGGCGGATCGAGTGGCAGGGCTACCCGAAGCACTGGCAGATGACGGTCTGGGATCCGGCCTACCAGAAGGCCTGGGTCGACGCCGTGGTGGCCGAGGTGACCAGGGAGGGCTGGGACGGGATCCTGGCAGACAACGATTTCAACTCCTTGAGCCACTACTCGGCGGCGCTCCTCGCCGGCACCACGACCGCGGCGGAAACCGACCGGAAGCTGCGTGACGGGCTCGACGCCTTCCTGTCGCTGATCGGGGAAGCCGTGCAGAAGGCGGGGAAGTTGTTCGTGCCGAACGTTTCGGAGACTCATCTCGTGCCGGGAAGGTGGACGGCTCATTCCCGCTTCGGTGGCGCGATGGAAGAGAACTTCGGCTTCCGCGAAGACGGGGGGACCGGCGGCCTGCTCACCTTCCGCGGTAACGAGTTCCAGGAGCTGCGTGCCCAAGCCGCGCTCGGGGAGTCGTTGCTGCTGCTGGTCACCCGGACGAGATCCGCTCAGCAGGCTCGGGCAGGCTACGCGAGTGCCGCTCTGCTGGCGGGGCCCCGGACGTGCTGGACCCCGGCCACCACGGACGACTACCGCGACCCCGAGTGGTCCGCCCTGCAGGACAGCGGCCTGGGCGAAGCCGTCGACGCGGCGGGGCGGCAGCCCAACGGTGTATGGACCCGGACGTTCACCAACGGCTGGGTGGCGGTGAACCCGACGGCGGCGACACAGACCGTGACGCCTCCCGAAGGTCTCGTGGTGGTGGGTCCGCGGACCGCGGTGACTTCTCCGACGAAGGCTTCGTCGACCGCGCCACCTTCGTCCCCGGCACCGCCCGCTCCGATCTCACTGGCCGCCGCCGACGCGGTGGTGATGGTCGAACCCGGTGAGGGATAG